The Astyanax mexicanus isolate ESR-SI-001 chromosome 20, AstMex3_surface, whole genome shotgun sequence genome contains a region encoding:
- the LOC103030174 gene encoding lysine-specific demethylase 2B isoform X4, whose amino-acid sequence MKRRIYQTWKTLPTSEALIWRINCAATTTAAISYTIWRAKISHTSMFREKPCESPWCSNPKRGWESGNTPHLNRTSPTVHTPCLTVLLLCFRMPEPEFTVSEIKGLVGSRRTVDVMDVSTQKGSEMSMSQFVRYYETPEEERDKLFNVISLEFSHTKLENLIQRPAVVDLVDWVDNMWPLHLKQRQTEATNVISEMKYPKVQRYCLMSVKGCYTDFHIDFGGTSVWYHVFRGEKVFWLIPPTPCNLDLYEQWVLSGKQSDVFLGDQADGCQRIVLKQGHTFFIPSGWIHAVYTPEDALVFGGNLLHSFNIPMQLHVYDIENRTKVHSKFRYPFFYEMCWYVLERYVQCLTNQSYLTLEFKTDVRLTGSESLHCSPVSELRADVGESSEVLMETERSLQSSPNTHHTHSTHSATSSSQPTHPPHTVRFSLSDSEDSSKSVMVDSTTAGDPKLIENPKASGDPKASGDSKAVGDPKARADSKAVVYSKAVVDPKVMANSKALGDSKAVADFKAVGNSTAVEDPKAAGCPEANGDPKANGDPKANWDSETIGDPKAVGDPKVNGDSKAVGDPKANGEPNAIGDSKANGDSKAVGDPKTNGDPKANGDPKDVASGWTYLTEFELNGLHALVEKLESLPEGKRCVPNGIENPQALLQHMKAVLKEHADDDPQLAVTGTPIVCCPKKSIKLRPPARPRSRVSVCSGSGVSAARSAAARRRRTRCRQCAACVRTECGQCHFCKDMRKFGGPGRMKQTCILRQCIAPMLPHTAVCAVCGEAGKEETVESDLEKFGLMLMECSICNEIIHPACLKEAGGVVNEELPNSWECPKCNHAGKAGKQKRGPGFKFAPTLPGSVAKPRPQPDLTDKLDINRTTEITCDSLADSSALNQKTEPEDTPISKPDDANQKPLPFLGSSPVLKPKVEEEEEVPVNRKRRCCKDSEPRRKKKKTKPAKRVKRESGKEERPIKEEQSDEDIGQKNVEHRDEDAVKNRFGGGGARVNHTSISPNRTSASHDNSQSCGEEDADRQLKPRSKRLKQEFQKAEGRWGQYGVLSGNGCLGDWLGPKEEPEGEEPPANKGPPSAATTSLHQPNCAQVERHVIRPPPICPPPDRLPLNDGRSHVIGREEWMGVFSYLQYSELCMCMRVCRTWNRWCCDKSLWRWIDLSRCKSISPLMLSGVIRRQPVSLNLSWTNISKKQLSWLITRLPGLRELQLAGCSWAAVSALCSSSCPMLRALDLQWVEGLKDQQITDLLTPPSDYRPGQQDCSSKLCNVEDLNLAGLDITDHSLRLLIKLLPSLTRLDLSYCNHITDHSINLLTAAGTSSRDTLTHINLSVCHRVTDVSLVYFKRCGNISSIDLRSCSQVTRQACERFIAEMSVSVQFTLTDDKLLTRVS is encoded by the exons ATGAAGAGGAGGATTTATCAGACGTGGAAGACATTGCCAACATCAGAGGCTTTGATCTGGAGGATAAACTGTGCAGCGACCACTACAGCAGCAATTTCATACACTATATGGAGGGCAAAG ATTTCACATACGAGTATGTTCAGAGAGAAGCCCTGCGAGTCCCCCTGGTGTTCAAATCCAAAGAGGGGCTGGGAATCAGGTAACACACCTCACCTGAACAGAACTTCTCCTACTGTCCACACCCCCTGTCTGACTGTCCTCTTGCTCTGTTTCAGAATGCCTGAGCCAGAGTTCACCGTCAGCGAAATTAAAGGACTCGTTG GAAGTCGGCGGACGGTGGACGTGATGGATGTCAGTACGCAGAAAGGCTCAGAGATGAGCATGTCGCAGTTTGTTCGTTATTACGAAACtccagaggaagagagagacaaacTGTTTAATGTGATCAGCCTGGAGTTCAGCCACACCAAACTTGAGAACCTGATCCAGAGACCCGCTGTG GTGGATCTGGTGGACTGGGTGGACAACATGTGGCCTCTTCACCTGAAACAGCGCCAAACTGAGGCCACTAACGTCATCTCTGAGATGAAATACCCCAAAGTCCAGCG GTACTGTTTGATGAGTGTTAAGGGATGCTACACTGATTTCCACATCGATTTCGGCGGAACGTCAGTGTGGTACCACGTCTTCAGAGGAGAGAAG GTGTTTTGGTTGATCCCACCCACCCCTTGTAATCTGGACCTGTATGAGCAGTGGGTTCTGTCTGGGAAGCAGAGCGACGTGTTTCTGGGCGATCAGGCCGACGGCTGCCAGCGAATTGTCCTCAAACAGGGGCACACCTTCTTCATCCCATCAG GGTGGATCCACGCTGTGTACACTCCGGAGGATGCGCTGGTGTTTGGTGGGAATCTGCTGCACAGCTTTAACATCCCCATGCAGCTCCACGTCTACGACATTGAGAACCGCACTAAA GTCCACTCTAAGTTCCGTTACCCATTCTTCTACGAGATGTGCTGGTACGTTCTGGAGAGATACGTGCAGTGTCTCACCAACCAGTCCTACCTCACCCTGGAGTTCAAGACAGATGTTAGACTGACTG GTTCAGAGTCTCTGCACTGCAGTCCTGTCTCTGAACTGCGGGCAGATGTGGGCGAGTCCAGTGAGGTGCTAATGGAGACTGAGCGGTCACTTCAGTCCAGTCCgaacacacaccatacacattcCACACACTCTGCAACCTCCTCATCACAACCTACACACCCACCACACACAGTAAGATTTTCGCTTAGTGACTCAGAGGACAGCAGTAAATCAGTGATGGTGGACTCTACAACTGCAGGGGACCCTAAACTCATTGAAAACCCTAAAGCTAGTGGGGACCCTAAAGCCAGTGGGGACTCTAAAGCTGTTGGGGACCCTAAAGCCAGGGCGGACTCTAAAGCTGTGGTGTATTCTAAAGCTGTGGTGGACCCTAAAGTCATGGCAAACTCTAAAGCCCTTGGGGACTCTAAAGCTGTGGCGGACTTTAAAGCTGTTGGGAACTCTACAGCTGTTGAGGACCCTAAAGCCGCTGGGTGCCCTGAAGCTAATGGGGACCCTAAAGCCAATGGGGACCCTAAAGCCAATTGGGACTCTGAAACTATTGGGGACCCTAAAGCCGTTGGGGATCCTAAAGTCAATGGGGACTCTAAAGCCGTTGGGGACCCTAAAGCCAATGGAGAACCTAACGCCATTGGGGACTCTAAAGCCAATGGGGACTCTAAAGCCGTCGGGGACCCTAAAACCAATGGGGACCCTAAAGCCAATGGGGACCCTAAAGATGTGGCATCCGGATGGACTTACCTGACAGAGTTTGAGCTGAACGGTCTGCACGCGCTGGTGGAGAAACTGGAGTCGCTGCCGGAGGGAAAACGCTGCGTTCCAAACGGGATAGAAAACCCCCAGGCTCTGCTGCAGCACATGAAG gcgGTGCTAAAGGAACATGCAGATGATGACCCCCAGCTGGCTGTCACAGGAACACCTATCGTTTGCTGCCCCAAGAAATCCATTAAG CTGCGTCCCCCAGCCCGCCCCCGGTCAcgggtgagtgtgtgtagtgggtcGGGTGTAAGTGCAGCGCGGAGTGCGGCGGCACGACGGAGGCGGACACGGTGTAGGCAGTGTGCAGCATGTGTGCGGACTGAGTGCGGGCAGTGCCACTTCTGTAAAGACATGAGAAAGTTTGGCGGGCCGGGAAGGATGAAGCAGACCTGCATCCTCAGACAGTGCATCGCT CCTATGCTGCCTCACACAgcggtgtgtgcagtgtgtggggaGGCAGGAAAGGAGGAAACAGTGGAGTCAGACCTAGAGAAGTTTGGGCTGATGCTGATGGAGTGCTCCATCTGTAATGAGATCATCCACCCAGCCTGCCTGAAG GAAGCGGGCGGGGTGGTGAATGAGGAGCTACCAAACAGCTGGGAGTGTCCCAAATGCAACCATGCAGGAAAAGCTGGAAAA CAGAAAAGGGGTCCGGGCTTTAAATTTGCACCTACCCTCCCAGGTTCTGTAGCCAAGCCCCGCCCCCAACCGGACCTGACAGACAAACTGGATATTAACCGAACTACAGAAATTACCTGTGACTCACTCGCTGATTCCTCAGCATTAAATCAGAAAACAGAGCCAGAGGACACGCCCATTAGCAAGCCTGACGATGCCAATCAGAAACCCCTCCCCTTTCTGGGGTCATCACCTGTGCTGAAGCCCaaagtggaggaggaggaggaggtgcctGTGAACAGGAAGAGGAGGTGCTGTAAGGACTCAGAGCCCAGGAGAAAGAAG AAGAAGACCAAACCGGCCAAGCGAGttaagagagagagtgggaaggaGGAGAGGCCAATCAAGGAGGAGCAAAGTGATGAAGACATCGGCCAGAAAAACGTGGAGCACAGAGATGAAGATGCAGTGAAAAACAGgtttggaggaggaggagctagaGTTAACCACACCTCCATTTCTCCAAACAGGACGTCAGCATCGCACGATAACAGCCAATCCTGTGGCGAGGAGGATGCTGACAGACAACTTAAGCCCAGGAGCAAACGGCTGAAGCAGGAATTCCAGAAGGCCGAGGGGAGGTGGGGCCAGTACGGAGTGCTGTCTGGAAACGGTTGCCTGGGCGACTGGCTTGGACCCAAGGAGGAACCAGAGGGGGAGGAGCCTCCAGCAAATAAGGGTCCGCCTTCAGCTGCCACCACCTCCTTACACCAGCCCAACTGCGCTCAGGTGGAACGGCATGTCATCAGGCCGCCGCCCATCTGCCCCCCACCGGACCGCCTTCCACTGAATGATGGCCGGAGCCACGTGATTGGCAGGGAGGAGTGGATGGGTGTGTTCAGTTACCTGCAGTACAGcgagctgtgtatgtgtatgcgcGTCTGCAGGACCTGGAACAGGTG gtgTTGTGATAAGAGTCTGTGGAGGTGGATTGATCTGAGCCGCTGTAAGTCTATCAGTCCCCTGATGTTGAGTGGAGTGATCCGCCGGCAGCCCGTTTCCCTCAACCTCAGTTGGACCAACATCTCCAAGAAGCAGCTCAGCTGGCTAATCACCCGCCTTCCAG GCCTGCGGGAGCTGCAGTTGGCTGGGTGTTCGTGGGCGGCGGTTTCGGCGCTGTGCTCCTCCTCCTGCCCAATGCTGCGGGCGCTGGACCTGCAGTGGGTGGAGGGGCTGAAAGACCAGCAGATCACTGACCTACTGACCCCGCCTTCAGACTACAgaccag GTCAGCAAGACTGCAGCAGTAAGCTCTGTAATGTGGAGGATCTGAATCTGGCTGGGCTGGACATCACGGACCACTCACTCCGCCTCCTCATCAAGCTTCTCCCCTCCCTGACCCGCCTGGACCTCAGCTACTGTAACCACATCACTGACCACAGCATCAACCTCCTCACTGCCGCTGGAACCAGCAGCCGAGACACCCTCACACACATCAACCTAtcag tgtgtcaCCGGGTGACGGACGTGTCTCTGGTGTATTTTAAACGCTGTGGCAACATCAGCTCCATCGACCTGCGCTCCTGCAGTCAGGTGACCCGGCAGGCCTGTGAGCGCTTCATCGCCGAGATGTCAGTCAGTGTTCAGTTCACCCTGACCGATGACAAACTGCTGACCAGGGTGAGCTAG
- the LOC103030174 gene encoding lysine-specific demethylase 2B isoform X5, producing MEAREEPGRRLRSMCRRMYDEEEDLSDVEDIANIRGFDLEDKLCSDHYSSNFIHYMEGKDFTYEYVQREALRVPLVFKSKEGLGIRMPEPEFTVSEIKGLVGSRRTVDVMDVSTQKGSEMSMSQFVRYYETPEEERDKLFNVISLEFSHTKLENLIQRPAVVDLVDWVDNMWPLHLKQRQTEATNVISEMKYPKVQRYCLMSVKGCYTDFHIDFGGTSVWYHVFRGEKVFWLIPPTPCNLDLYEQWVLSGKQSDVFLGDQADGCQRIVLKQGHTFFIPSGWIHAVYTPEDALVFGGNLLHSFNIPMQLHVYDIENRTKVHSKFRYPFFYEMCWYVLERYVQCLTNQSYLTLEFKTDVRLTGSESLHCSPVSELRADVGESSEVLMETERSLQSSPNTHHTHSTHSATSSSQPTHPPHTVRFSLSDSEDSSKSVMVDSTTAGDPKLIENPKASGDPKASGDSKAVGDPKARADSKAVVYSKAVVDPKVMANSKALGDSKAVADFKAVGNSTAVEDPKAAGCPEANGDPKANGDPKANWDSETIGDPKAVGDPKVNGDSKAVGDPKANGEPNAIGDSKANGDSKAVGDPKTNGDPKANGDPKDVASGWTYLTEFELNGLHALVEKLESLPEGKRCVPNGIENPQALLQHMKAVLKEHADDDPQLAVTGTPIVCCPKKSIKLRPPARPRSRVSVCSGSGVSAARSAAARRRRTRCRQCAACVRTECGQCHFCKDMRKFGGPGRMKQTCILRQCIAPMLPHTAVCAVCGEAGKEETVESDLEKFGLMLMECSICNEIIHPACLKEAGGVVNEELPNSWECPKCNHAGKAGKQKRGPGFKFAPTLPGSVAKPRPQPDLTDKLDINRTTEITCDSLADSSALNQKTEPEDTPISKPDDANQKPLPFLGSSPVLKPKVEEEEEVPVNRKRRCCKDSEPRRKKKKTKPAKRVKRESGKEERPIKEEQSDEDIGQKNVEHRDEDAVKNRFGGGGARVNHTSISPNRTSASHDNSQSCGEEDADRQLKPRSKRLKQEFQKAEGRWGQYGVLSGNGCLGDWLGPKEEPEGEEPPANKGPPSAATTSLHQPNCAQVERHVIRPPPICPPPDRLPLNDGRSHVIGREEWMGVFSYLQYSELCMCMRVCRTWNRWCCDKSLWRWIDLSRCKSISPLMLSGVIRRQPVSLNLSWTNISKKQLSWLITRLPGLRELQLAGCSWAAVSALCSSSCPMLRALDLQWVEGLKDQQITDLLTPPSDYRPGQQDCSSKLCNVEDLNLAGLDITDHSLRLLIKLLPSLTRLDLSYCNHITDHSINLLTAAGTSSRDTLTHINLSVCHRVTDVSLVYFKRCGNISSIDLRSCSQVTRQACERFIAEMSVSVQFTLTDDKLLTRVS from the exons ATGGAGGCGCGCGAGGAGCCCGGCCGCAGGCTG CGCTCCATGTGCAGGAGGATGTACGATGAAGAGGAGGATTTATCAGACGTGGAAGACATTGCCAACATCAGAGGCTTTGATCTGGAGGATAAACTGTGCAGCGACCACTACAGCAGCAATTTCATACACTATATGGAGGGCAAAG ATTTCACATACGAGTATGTTCAGAGAGAAGCCCTGCGAGTCCCCCTGGTGTTCAAATCCAAAGAGGGGCTGGGAATCAG AATGCCTGAGCCAGAGTTCACCGTCAGCGAAATTAAAGGACTCGTTG GAAGTCGGCGGACGGTGGACGTGATGGATGTCAGTACGCAGAAAGGCTCAGAGATGAGCATGTCGCAGTTTGTTCGTTATTACGAAACtccagaggaagagagagacaaacTGTTTAATGTGATCAGCCTGGAGTTCAGCCACACCAAACTTGAGAACCTGATCCAGAGACCCGCTGTG GTGGATCTGGTGGACTGGGTGGACAACATGTGGCCTCTTCACCTGAAACAGCGCCAAACTGAGGCCACTAACGTCATCTCTGAGATGAAATACCCCAAAGTCCAGCG GTACTGTTTGATGAGTGTTAAGGGATGCTACACTGATTTCCACATCGATTTCGGCGGAACGTCAGTGTGGTACCACGTCTTCAGAGGAGAGAAG GTGTTTTGGTTGATCCCACCCACCCCTTGTAATCTGGACCTGTATGAGCAGTGGGTTCTGTCTGGGAAGCAGAGCGACGTGTTTCTGGGCGATCAGGCCGACGGCTGCCAGCGAATTGTCCTCAAACAGGGGCACACCTTCTTCATCCCATCAG GGTGGATCCACGCTGTGTACACTCCGGAGGATGCGCTGGTGTTTGGTGGGAATCTGCTGCACAGCTTTAACATCCCCATGCAGCTCCACGTCTACGACATTGAGAACCGCACTAAA GTCCACTCTAAGTTCCGTTACCCATTCTTCTACGAGATGTGCTGGTACGTTCTGGAGAGATACGTGCAGTGTCTCACCAACCAGTCCTACCTCACCCTGGAGTTCAAGACAGATGTTAGACTGACTG GTTCAGAGTCTCTGCACTGCAGTCCTGTCTCTGAACTGCGGGCAGATGTGGGCGAGTCCAGTGAGGTGCTAATGGAGACTGAGCGGTCACTTCAGTCCAGTCCgaacacacaccatacacattcCACACACTCTGCAACCTCCTCATCACAACCTACACACCCACCACACACAGTAAGATTTTCGCTTAGTGACTCAGAGGACAGCAGTAAATCAGTGATGGTGGACTCTACAACTGCAGGGGACCCTAAACTCATTGAAAACCCTAAAGCTAGTGGGGACCCTAAAGCCAGTGGGGACTCTAAAGCTGTTGGGGACCCTAAAGCCAGGGCGGACTCTAAAGCTGTGGTGTATTCTAAAGCTGTGGTGGACCCTAAAGTCATGGCAAACTCTAAAGCCCTTGGGGACTCTAAAGCTGTGGCGGACTTTAAAGCTGTTGGGAACTCTACAGCTGTTGAGGACCCTAAAGCCGCTGGGTGCCCTGAAGCTAATGGGGACCCTAAAGCCAATGGGGACCCTAAAGCCAATTGGGACTCTGAAACTATTGGGGACCCTAAAGCCGTTGGGGATCCTAAAGTCAATGGGGACTCTAAAGCCGTTGGGGACCCTAAAGCCAATGGAGAACCTAACGCCATTGGGGACTCTAAAGCCAATGGGGACTCTAAAGCCGTCGGGGACCCTAAAACCAATGGGGACCCTAAAGCCAATGGGGACCCTAAAGATGTGGCATCCGGATGGACTTACCTGACAGAGTTTGAGCTGAACGGTCTGCACGCGCTGGTGGAGAAACTGGAGTCGCTGCCGGAGGGAAAACGCTGCGTTCCAAACGGGATAGAAAACCCCCAGGCTCTGCTGCAGCACATGAAG gcgGTGCTAAAGGAACATGCAGATGATGACCCCCAGCTGGCTGTCACAGGAACACCTATCGTTTGCTGCCCCAAGAAATCCATTAAG CTGCGTCCCCCAGCCCGCCCCCGGTCAcgggtgagtgtgtgtagtgggtcGGGTGTAAGTGCAGCGCGGAGTGCGGCGGCACGACGGAGGCGGACACGGTGTAGGCAGTGTGCAGCATGTGTGCGGACTGAGTGCGGGCAGTGCCACTTCTGTAAAGACATGAGAAAGTTTGGCGGGCCGGGAAGGATGAAGCAGACCTGCATCCTCAGACAGTGCATCGCT CCTATGCTGCCTCACACAgcggtgtgtgcagtgtgtggggaGGCAGGAAAGGAGGAAACAGTGGAGTCAGACCTAGAGAAGTTTGGGCTGATGCTGATGGAGTGCTCCATCTGTAATGAGATCATCCACCCAGCCTGCCTGAAG GAAGCGGGCGGGGTGGTGAATGAGGAGCTACCAAACAGCTGGGAGTGTCCCAAATGCAACCATGCAGGAAAAGCTGGAAAA CAGAAAAGGGGTCCGGGCTTTAAATTTGCACCTACCCTCCCAGGTTCTGTAGCCAAGCCCCGCCCCCAACCGGACCTGACAGACAAACTGGATATTAACCGAACTACAGAAATTACCTGTGACTCACTCGCTGATTCCTCAGCATTAAATCAGAAAACAGAGCCAGAGGACACGCCCATTAGCAAGCCTGACGATGCCAATCAGAAACCCCTCCCCTTTCTGGGGTCATCACCTGTGCTGAAGCCCaaagtggaggaggaggaggaggtgcctGTGAACAGGAAGAGGAGGTGCTGTAAGGACTCAGAGCCCAGGAGAAAGAAG AAGAAGACCAAACCGGCCAAGCGAGttaagagagagagtgggaaggaGGAGAGGCCAATCAAGGAGGAGCAAAGTGATGAAGACATCGGCCAGAAAAACGTGGAGCACAGAGATGAAGATGCAGTGAAAAACAGgtttggaggaggaggagctagaGTTAACCACACCTCCATTTCTCCAAACAGGACGTCAGCATCGCACGATAACAGCCAATCCTGTGGCGAGGAGGATGCTGACAGACAACTTAAGCCCAGGAGCAAACGGCTGAAGCAGGAATTCCAGAAGGCCGAGGGGAGGTGGGGCCAGTACGGAGTGCTGTCTGGAAACGGTTGCCTGGGCGACTGGCTTGGACCCAAGGAGGAACCAGAGGGGGAGGAGCCTCCAGCAAATAAGGGTCCGCCTTCAGCTGCCACCACCTCCTTACACCAGCCCAACTGCGCTCAGGTGGAACGGCATGTCATCAGGCCGCCGCCCATCTGCCCCCCACCGGACCGCCTTCCACTGAATGATGGCCGGAGCCACGTGATTGGCAGGGAGGAGTGGATGGGTGTGTTCAGTTACCTGCAGTACAGcgagctgtgtatgtgtatgcgcGTCTGCAGGACCTGGAACAGGTG gtgTTGTGATAAGAGTCTGTGGAGGTGGATTGATCTGAGCCGCTGTAAGTCTATCAGTCCCCTGATGTTGAGTGGAGTGATCCGCCGGCAGCCCGTTTCCCTCAACCTCAGTTGGACCAACATCTCCAAGAAGCAGCTCAGCTGGCTAATCACCCGCCTTCCAG GCCTGCGGGAGCTGCAGTTGGCTGGGTGTTCGTGGGCGGCGGTTTCGGCGCTGTGCTCCTCCTCCTGCCCAATGCTGCGGGCGCTGGACCTGCAGTGGGTGGAGGGGCTGAAAGACCAGCAGATCACTGACCTACTGACCCCGCCTTCAGACTACAgaccag GTCAGCAAGACTGCAGCAGTAAGCTCTGTAATGTGGAGGATCTGAATCTGGCTGGGCTGGACATCACGGACCACTCACTCCGCCTCCTCATCAAGCTTCTCCCCTCCCTGACCCGCCTGGACCTCAGCTACTGTAACCACATCACTGACCACAGCATCAACCTCCTCACTGCCGCTGGAACCAGCAGCCGAGACACCCTCACACACATCAACCTAtcag tgtgtcaCCGGGTGACGGACGTGTCTCTGGTGTATTTTAAACGCTGTGGCAACATCAGCTCCATCGACCTGCGCTCCTGCAGTCAGGTGACCCGGCAGGCCTGTGAGCGCTTCATCGCCGAGATGTCAGTCAGTGTTCAGTTCACCCTGACCGATGACAAACTGCTGACCAGGGTGAGCTAG